A genomic segment from Limosilactobacillus sp. encodes:
- a CDS encoding LTA synthase family protein, with translation MKHLRAWWSFTLLTIGWATNAILWLPQLGQLYSQTNNWSMVGLQLSHSLTIIFFLLCLLVSGDVLSRRQQPVATAVKMWLYLVALALTVLLIEWLGFNHFDYHNLYNSLLPISRNLAPSATAVIIGAVVLPWLRQKAQSNAMLWMAVLFLPLIATTLFSQDAFGLLKGNSVTFYLLVMALGSLGASQPFKRRTVAKWLGLALIVNTLLVAMMPNASFQVHKTMVTAGRFTVPTSFTMVMVALGCFLLLRQPLTRFVSQLHRPHFFLLGLAVLFGDQVATGQCARIAAQTSSPVLRAVIIVAFAILGLLVAGYGPVLAEKLQGPWHISQRIDRLWNTDHSLTPDRQLQQLGRQVGRWFASQWPTWLALATAYVFADLSLYYMGNQSHFVKQSMLWVTLVLIFLTFKALQALTNRYWLALLLTGLFNAIWIVANIQKMDLRNEPILPSELAMIDDLDSLLKMIDYHLLIYAGIGIVAVIVAIILLERWRRAQRLSWPWRIFWLVLAVCAFGSSNFWNHHNSRMQTLMTGFDDQPHFIHQAVGAKQNGPTVQFLNNVDITIMEKPQGYSKAAMTRISREYAQAAKKINVHRTTRLRDQTVIFNLSESFANPTRVPGVSLRHNPIPRIQHIKKQTTSGIMISSGYGGGTADMEYMTLTGFAMCNFAQTLSTPYTQLVPFLKHNPTIVQSFNYAAAIHPYSKKFYDRGTDYPKFGFKKFSYLGSKKYPIRHQKTIDNNTYMSDETAYANTLDQLNAHHGPQFINLVTMQNHLPYNNLYKDSKTDYFKATVGNGTDPKQVANYAVGIHYTDKAVAKFIKQIDRINRPITLVFYGDHLPGIYRNSMKKDGLKLHETDYFIYSNPAAQRQGAKRLTRSTHYVAPNDFTAMVAEQTNAKVTPYQAMLTMLYHQLPAYALSTQQNGTNSFNSAPEYVNQHGKVVTYNSFTKHQKKLWHDYQLVQYDITAGHHYLLKTNMMK, from the coding sequence ATGAAACATCTTCGTGCCTGGTGGTCCTTTACCCTCCTAACAATTGGCTGGGCCACCAATGCCATCCTGTGGCTGCCTCAGCTGGGCCAACTTTATTCCCAGACCAATAACTGGTCAATGGTTGGCCTACAGCTTAGCCATAGCCTGACAATTATTTTCTTTTTACTATGTCTACTGGTCAGCGGTGACGTTTTGAGTCGCCGTCAGCAGCCGGTCGCCACCGCGGTCAAAATGTGGCTCTACCTGGTTGCCCTGGCCCTGACAGTTTTGCTGATAGAGTGGCTGGGCTTCAATCACTTTGACTACCATAATCTCTATAACAGCCTGCTGCCGATCAGCCGCAACCTGGCACCCAGCGCCACGGCCGTGATCATCGGCGCCGTGGTTCTCCCGTGGCTGCGACAAAAAGCCCAGTCAAATGCTATGCTCTGGATGGCCGTGCTCTTTCTGCCGCTGATCGCAACGACGCTCTTTAGTCAGGATGCTTTCGGCCTGCTCAAGGGCAATTCCGTCACCTTTTACCTCCTGGTCATGGCGCTCGGGAGTCTCGGCGCCAGTCAACCGTTCAAGCGGCGCACCGTCGCTAAGTGGCTGGGCTTGGCATTAATAGTTAACACCCTCTTAGTCGCCATGATGCCCAACGCCTCCTTCCAGGTGCACAAAACCATGGTCACCGCGGGGCGTTTTACCGTTCCGACCTCCTTTACCATGGTCATGGTCGCACTCGGCTGCTTTCTCCTGCTCCGTCAGCCACTGACCCGCTTTGTGAGCCAGCTACACCGGCCACACTTCTTCCTGTTAGGATTAGCCGTGCTGTTTGGAGACCAGGTGGCCACCGGGCAGTGCGCCCGCATAGCTGCTCAAACGAGCTCACCGGTCCTTCGTGCAGTGATCATCGTGGCCTTTGCCATCCTCGGCCTCCTCGTTGCCGGTTACGGTCCCGTCCTAGCCGAAAAGCTACAGGGGCCATGGCACATCAGCCAACGCATTGACCGGCTCTGGAACACCGATCACTCCCTGACGCCCGACCGACAATTGCAACAACTCGGTCGGCAGGTTGGTCGGTGGTTTGCTTCCCAATGGCCAACCTGGCTGGCGTTGGCAACGGCCTACGTCTTCGCCGACCTGTCACTCTACTACATGGGCAACCAGTCCCACTTCGTCAAGCAGTCGATGCTCTGGGTCACCCTGGTGCTGATTTTTCTGACTTTTAAAGCCCTCCAGGCGCTAACCAATCGTTACTGGTTAGCCCTCTTGCTCACCGGGCTCTTCAACGCCATCTGGATCGTCGCCAATATCCAGAAAATGGATCTGCGTAACGAACCGATCCTGCCGTCCGAGCTGGCAATGATCGACGACCTCGACAGCCTGCTCAAGATGATCGACTACCACCTGCTCATCTACGCAGGCATTGGCATCGTCGCCGTTATCGTCGCCATCATTCTTCTTGAACGGTGGCGTCGTGCCCAACGCCTGTCCTGGCCGTGGCGGATCTTCTGGCTGGTCCTCGCCGTCTGTGCCTTTGGCAGCTCCAATTTCTGGAACCACCACAACTCCCGGATGCAGACGCTGATGACCGGCTTTGACGATCAACCGCACTTCATCCACCAGGCCGTCGGTGCCAAACAGAACGGCCCGACCGTCCAGTTTCTAAACAATGTCGACATCACGATCATGGAAAAGCCCCAAGGCTACTCCAAAGCCGCGATGACCCGGATCAGCCGAGAATATGCCCAGGCCGCCAAGAAGATCAACGTCCACCGGACCACGCGGTTAAGAGATCAAACGGTGATTTTCAACCTGAGTGAGAGCTTTGCCAATCCGACCCGGGTTCCGGGTGTTTCACTGCGGCACAATCCAATTCCACGAATTCAGCACATCAAGAAGCAGACCACGTCCGGCATCATGATCAGCTCCGGCTACGGTGGCGGGACAGCCGACATGGAATACATGACCCTGACCGGCTTTGCAATGTGCAACTTCGCTCAGACCCTTTCGACGCCGTACACCCAGTTGGTACCGTTTCTCAAGCACAATCCGACAATCGTCCAGAGCTTCAACTACGCTGCGGCGATCCACCCTTACTCCAAGAAATTCTATGACCGGGGAACCGACTACCCAAAGTTTGGCTTCAAGAAGTTCTCCTACCTCGGCAGCAAGAAGTACCCGATTCGCCACCAGAAGACGATCGACAACAACACCTATATGTCGGATGAGACGGCCTATGCGAACACGCTCGACCAGCTCAACGCCCACCACGGTCCGCAATTCATCAACCTAGTCACGATGCAAAACCACCTGCCGTACAACAACCTCTATAAGGACAGCAAGACCGACTACTTCAAGGCCACGGTCGGCAACGGCACGGACCCTAAGCAGGTTGCCAACTATGCGGTCGGCATCCATTACACCGACAAGGCGGTCGCCAAGTTTATCAAGCAGATCGACCGGATTAATCGGCCAATCACCCTGGTCTTCTACGGGGACCACCTGCCCGGCATTTACCGGAACAGCATGAAGAAGGACGGCCTTAAATTACACGAGACCGACTACTTCATCTACTCCAACCCGGCTGCCCAGCGCCAAGGGGCCAAGCGGCTGACCCGTTCCACCCATTACGTGGCGCCGAACGACTTCACCGCCATGGTCGCCGAGCAGACGAACGCCAAGGTTACCCCTTACCAGGCCATGCTGACCATGCTCTATCACCAGTTGCCAGCCTACGCGCTGAGTACCCAGCAAAACGGGACCAACAGTTTTAACTCGGCGCCGGAATACGTTAACCAGCACGGCAAGGTGGTCACGTACAATTCGTTTACCAAGCACCAAAAGAAGCTTTGGCATGACTACCAGCTTGTTCAATACGACATCACGGCTGGTCACCACTACCTGCTGAAGACTAATATGATGAAATAA